Proteins from one Meriones unguiculatus strain TT.TT164.6M chromosome 10, Bangor_MerUng_6.1, whole genome shotgun sequence genomic window:
- the Plppr4 gene encoding LOW QUALITY PROTEIN: phospholipid phosphatase-related protein type 4 (The sequence of the model RefSeq protein was modified relative to this genomic sequence to represent the inferred CDS: deleted 1 base in 1 codon), which produces MQRAGSSGARGECDIRGAGRLWLEQAARLGRAVHTSPGGGREPRQAAGMSAKERPKGKVIKDSVTLLPCFYFVELPILASSVVSLYFLELTDVFKPVHSGFSCYDRSLSMPYIEPTQEAIPFLMLLSLAFAGPAITIMVGEGILYCCLSKRRNGAGLEPNINAGGCNFNSFLRRAVRFVGVHVFGLCSTALITDIIQLSTGYQAPYFLTVCKPNYTSLNVSCKENSYIVEDICSGSDLTVINSGRKSFPSQHATLAAFAAVYVSMYFNSTLTDSSKLLKPLLVFTFIICGIICGLTRITQYKNHPVDVYCGFLIGGGIALYLGLYAVGNFLPSEDSMLQHRDALRSLTDLNQDPSRVLSAKNGSSSDGIAHTEGILNRNHRDASSLTNLKRANADVEIITPRSPMGKESMVTFSNTLPRANTPSVEDPVRRNASIHASMDSARSKQLLTQWKSKNESRKMSLQVMDTEPEGQSPPRSIEMRSSSEPSRVGVNGDHHVPGNQYLKIQPGTVPGCNNSMPGGPRVSIQSRPGSSQLVHIPEETQENISTSPKSSSARAKWLKAAEKTVACNRSNNQPRIMQVIAMSKQQGVLQSSPKNAEGSTVTCTGSIRYKTLTDHEPGGIVRVEAHPENNRPIIQIPSTEGEGSGSWKWKAPEKSSLRQTYELNDLNRDSESCESLKDSFGSGDRKRSNIDSNEHHHHGITTIRVTPVEGSEIGSETLSVSSSRDSTLRRKGNIILIPERSNSPENTRNIFYKGTSPTRAYKD; this is translated from the exons TTGCCTATATTGGCATCATCGGTGGTTAGCCTCTActttctggaactcacagatgtCTTCAAACCTGTGCACTCTGGATTCAGTTGCTATGACAGGAGTCTCAGCATGCCATACATTGAGCCAACCCAGGAGGCCATTCCATTCCTCATGTTGCTTAGCTTGGCTTTTGCTGGACCTGCAATTACG ATCATGGTGGGAGAAGGGATTTTATACTGCTGCCTCTCCAAAAGAAGAAACGGAGCTGGATTGGAGCCCAACATCAACGCTGGGGGTTGCAACTTCAACTCCTTCCTCAGAAGAGCCGTCAGATTTGTTG GCGTCCACGTGTTTGGGCTGTGCTCCACGGCTCTCATTACAGATATCATACAGCTGTCCACAGGATATCAGGCACCGTACTTTCTGACTGTGTGCAAACCAAACTACACCTCTCTGAATGTATCCTGCAAAGAAAATTCCTACATCGTGGAAGATATTTGTTCAGGATCTGACCTTACAGTTATCAACAGTGGCAG GAAGTCATTTCCGTCCCAACACGCGACCCTCGCTGCCTTCGCCGCTGTGTATGTGTCA ATGTACTTCAATTCCACATTAACCGATTCCTCTAAGCTCCTGAAACCTCTCTTGGTCTTCACATTTATCATCTGCGGAATCATCTGTGGGCTAACAAGGATAACTCAGTATAAGAACCATCCAGTCGATGTCTATTGTGGCTTTTTAATAGGAGGAGGAATCGCACTGTATTTG GGTCTGTATGCCGTGGGGAATTTTCTGCCTAGTGAAGACAGTATGCTGCAGCATAGAGATGCCCTCAGGTCACTGACAGACCTCAATCAAGACCCCAGCAGGGTTTTATCAGCTAAAAATGGTAGCAGCAGCGATGGGATCGCTCACACAGAGGGCATCCTCAACCGAAACCACAGGGATGCGAGCTCCCTAACAAATCTCAAGAGGGCCAACGCTGATGTAGAAATCATCACTCCCAGGAGCCCTATGGGGAAGGAGAGCATGGTGACCTTCAGCAACACGCTGCCCAGAGCCAACACCCCCTCCGTGGAAGACCCAGTGAGAAGAAACGCGAGCATCCATGCCTCCATGGATTCTGCCCGGTCCAAGCAGCTTCTTACCCAGTGGAAGAGCAAGAACGAGAGTCGCAAGATGTCCCTGCAAGTGATGGACACTGAGCCCGAAGGGCAGTCTCCACCCAGGTCCATAGAAATGAGGTCCAGCTCAGAGCCCTCAAGGGTGGGGGTGAATGGAGACCATCACGTCCCTGGCAATcagtacctcaagatccagcctgGCACGGTCCCCGGATGCAACAATAGCATGCCTGGTGGGCCGCGTGTGTCCATCCAGTCCCGCCCCGGCTCCTCCCAACTGGTGCACATCCCCGAGGAGACCCAGGAAAACATAAGCACCTCGCCCAAGAGCAGCTCTGCCCGGGCCAAGTGGCTGAAAGCTGCCGAGAAGACGGTGGCCTGTAACCGGAGCAACAACCAGCCGCGTATCATGCAAGTCATCGCCATGTCCAAGCAGCAGGGCGTGCTGCAGAGCAGCCCCAAGAACGCTGAGGGTAGCACGGTGACCTGCACAGGCTCCATCCGCTACAAAACCCTGACGGACCACGAGCCGGGCGGCATCGTGCGGGTGGAGGCCCACCCCGAGAATAACAGGCCCATCATCCAGATCCCGTCCACCGAGGGCGAAGGCAGCGGCTCGTGGAAGTGGAAAGCTCCGGAGAAGAGCAGCCTGCGCCAAACCTACGAGCTCAACGACCTCAACCGGGACTCGGAGAGCTGCGAGTCCCTCAAAGACAGCTTTGGTTCCGGAGATCGCAAGAGAAGCAACATCGACAGCAACGAACACCACCACCACGGCATCACCACCATCCGAGTGACGCCGGTGGAGGGCAGTGAGATAGGCTCAGAGACGCTGTCTGTGTCCTCCTCCCGTGACTCCACCCTGCGCAGGAAGGGCAACATTATCCTGATCCCCGAAAGAAGCaacagccctgaaaacacaagaaacatcTTCTACAAAGGAACCTCCCCCACTCGGGCTTATAAGGATTGA